Proteins from a genomic interval of Methanoplanus endosymbiosus:
- a CDS encoding methyl-coenzyme M reductase glutamine C-methyltransferase, whose product MKVSVISPEIYTYGAMLIGGILRDGGHEVTIANNFAGDTEDPVMLSLYSTQHLLSSEIKQFVRNKRAEGGTVVIGGPVSAYPEMVIGELEPDFVVIGEGEETVIDLLDSGFSKDIAGIAFKDNSGIVIREKRGQASVNRGLPLIPADISAQSIRGASAYIETHRGCTGACTFCQVPRFFGRNIRSRKLEDVLAEVREFKRMGATRLSISGGTGSLYMADDGKFNEDAFVGLLKEMAAIMGPRNISSPDIRVDCISERVLDAIRDYSIGWVFFGIESGSDRILREMGKGANIQAASDAVFACRDHGLKVAGSFIVGHPKETEEDFELTKDFVTGHSLDDAFVSVAEPIPMTPLADLVLKTPREDNPVYIPHDGEYRSLKLTEAEARSFDLQMHADMFKPGLHVVTDEVFNAYLAGVRKDGEEVRAATELLFRYYGSQY is encoded by the coding sequence ATGAAAGTCTCTGTCATCTCACCTGAAATATATACATACGGAGCCATGCTCATAGGCGGTATTCTCCGTGACGGCGGTCATGAGGTAACGATAGCCAATAACTTTGCCGGCGATACTGAAGACCCCGTAATGCTCAGTCTGTATTCCACCCAGCATCTGCTGTCTTCAGAAATTAAGCAGTTTGTCCGGAATAAGAGGGCAGAAGGCGGAACTGTTGTCATCGGAGGGCCGGTCTCGGCATACCCTGAGATGGTAATCGGTGAACTTGAGCCTGATTTTGTCGTCATCGGGGAAGGCGAGGAGACCGTTATTGATCTCCTGGATTCCGGATTTTCAAAGGATATTGCAGGAATTGCTTTTAAGGATAATTCAGGCATAGTAATCCGGGAAAAGAGAGGTCAGGCATCTGTGAACCGTGGACTGCCATTAATTCCGGCTGACATCAGCGCCCAGAGCATCCGCGGTGCATCCGCATATATAGAAACCCACAGGGGCTGCACAGGCGCATGCACCTTCTGCCAGGTTCCGAGGTTTTTTGGCCGGAATATCAGGAGCAGGAAGCTTGAGGATGTACTGGCCGAAGTGAGGGAGTTTAAGAGGATGGGCGCTACGAGGCTCTCAATTTCCGGCGGAACAGGATCGCTCTACATGGCCGATGACGGTAAGTTCAATGAGGATGCCTTTGTCGGGCTTTTAAAGGAGATGGCTGCCATTATGGGGCCGAGGAATATATCATCGCCTGACATAAGGGTGGACTGCATAAGTGAGAGGGTGCTTGATGCCATCCGGGATTATTCAATCGGCTGGGTCTTCTTTGGCATTGAGTCCGGTTCTGACAGGATTCTGCGGGAGATGGGCAAGGGTGCAAATATTCAGGCGGCATCTGATGCGGTCTTTGCGTGCCGGGATCATGGGTTAAAGGTTGCCGGCAGTTTCATTGTGGGACACCCGAAGGAGACTGAGGAGGACTTTGAGCTTACCAAAGATTTTGTAACCGGACATTCCCTCGATGATGCCTTCGTCTCGGTTGCAGAACCTATTCCGATGACACCGCTTGCCGATCTTGTGTTAAAAACACCACGAGAAGATAATCCGGTGTATATCCCGCATGACGGCGAATACAGATCACTGAAGCTTACTGAGGCAGAAGCAAGGTCATTTGACCTTCAGATGCACGCCGATATGTTCAAACCGGGACTTCATGTGGTGACAGATGAGGTATTCAATGCTTATCTTGCAGGTGTCAGAAAAGACGGGGAGGAGGTCAGGGCTGCAACTGAGCTTTTATTCCGGTATTATGGTAGCCAGTATTAA
- a CDS encoding PEGA domain-containing protein, with amino-acid sequence MASGKLRFFAVALLCLAALSGMASAEQPLGNQLGWYTFHTNVDGATIYVDGLAVGTTVNQEYTYTVYLDGSPSSMPTTAYAAKAGYTNSQVTSLSTPSVGETVDYYFTLNSQGPTTGSVYVSSSPSNAALYVDGTYYGMTPHTVDGLSTGTHSVRVTRSGYQDWGSTVSVSAGQQSSVTATLVPVNDHGTIAVTSTPTRASVYLDGNYQGLSPVTISGVTKGAHIVELNKAGYYEWSGQVNVYAGQVTTVSRTLSAIPNPSTGTLYISSTPSGAYIYLDGSYIGVTPYSGSYVIDNVASGTHTVTLKMSGYSDKSVSTTVLGGGTATVSVNMDSTTPTPAATGTLDVTSNPTGANVYINNEYKGIAPFQQSMAAGQYSVTFRLTGYSDSTVSATVNAGGTSSVQGNLVPVSQPTQSGLPPFAVIGAVLAAGLIFCIGKIKRD; translated from the coding sequence ATGGCATCAGGAAAATTAAGGTTTTTTGCAGTTGCCCTTCTCTGCCTTGCGGCATTATCGGGGATGGCTTCAGCAGAGCAGCCTCTTGGAAATCAGCTTGGCTGGTACACCTTCCATACCAATGTGGACGGGGCAACCATCTATGTAGATGGTCTTGCAGTGGGAACAACAGTGAACCAGGAGTACACCTATACGGTGTATCTGGACGGCAGCCCGTCAAGTATGCCAACGACTGCATATGCGGCAAAGGCAGGCTATACAAACAGTCAGGTTACAAGCCTGAGCACCCCGTCAGTTGGTGAGACTGTTGATTATTATTTCACATTAAATTCACAGGGGCCGACGACAGGATCAGTTTATGTCTCGTCATCCCCCAGCAATGCGGCACTCTATGTTGACGGAACGTACTATGGAATGACCCCTCACACCGTTGACGGACTCTCCACAGGTACGCACTCTGTCAGAGTTACAAGATCCGGTTACCAGGACTGGGGATCTACTGTATCAGTCTCAGCAGGGCAGCAGTCTTCAGTCACAGCAACCCTTGTTCCGGTCAACGATCACGGAACAATTGCAGTCACCTCGACACCAACACGTGCATCAGTATATCTTGACGGAAACTATCAGGGACTCTCTCCGGTTACAATTTCCGGTGTTACAAAAGGTGCCCACATCGTTGAGCTTAACAAAGCCGGCTACTATGAATGGTCAGGACAGGTAAATGTCTATGCCGGACAGGTGACCACAGTGTCAAGGACATTATCTGCAATTCCAAACCCTTCAACAGGTACTCTCTACATCTCCTCAACACCGAGCGGGGCATACATCTACCTTGACGGGTCATATATTGGCGTTACGCCGTACTCAGGCAGTTATGTCATTGACAATGTCGCAAGCGGGACACATACAGTTACCCTGAAAATGTCAGGTTATTCCGACAAATCAGTATCTACTACAGTTTTAGGTGGCGGGACGGCAACCGTATCTGTGAATATGGATTCAACCACTCCGACTCCGGCGGCAACAGGAACACTTGATGTCACATCCAACCCTACAGGTGCAAATGTCTATATCAATAATGAATACAAGGGCATTGCACCTTTCCAGCAGTCAATGGCAGCAGGTCAGTACAGTGTGACCTTCAGGCTTACAGGATACTCTGACTCAACAGTTTCAGCAACTGTCAATGCAGGCGGCACCTCCTCTGTTCAGGGCAATCTTGTGCCTGTTTCACAGCCTACACAGAGCGGGCTGCCTCCATTTGCAGTAATTGGTGCAGTCCTTGCAGCAGGACTTATCTTCTGCATAGGGAAGATTAAGAGAGATTAA
- a CDS encoding DUF3089 domain-containing protein, whose product MMTLKDLKGQKLGIPVTLPPFDPEKDVTNAPDYNRPECWLTLPDHFSRERQPVDVFWVYPTILSDDTTYLMDITDPGLREKAEWTIVEQASIFDGQANIYAPYYRQNNVKINPVMLTAARPIFDLGQQDLIRAFDYFLKNINRGERPIILAAHSQGSVRVVELSKAGELLTGSEDSLKKLIAAYTIGYSITQEDLDINPLMRICENAEDTGCFITYNSISDEKNKEREAPTIIPGTFVVNPLTWKTDNEYAPASSNIEAAFFRHEHPETPNRYKNFAAAQVVGSDLILTDISHPEELPATSVTFPKGVYHMYDYAIFYGNLRANVADRISSYFKKDNSG is encoded by the coding sequence ATGATGACACTAAAAGATTTAAAAGGACAAAAATTAGGTATTCCCGTAACCCTGCCGCCCTTTGATCCGGAAAAGGATGTAACCAATGCACCTGATTACAACAGACCGGAATGCTGGCTTACTTTGCCGGATCATTTCAGCAGGGAGAGGCAGCCGGTAGATGTGTTCTGGGTGTACCCGACTATTCTCTCTGATGATACGACCTACTTAATGGACATAACAGACCCAGGTCTGAGGGAGAAGGCAGAGTGGACAATTGTTGAGCAGGCGAGCATATTTGACGGTCAGGCCAACATCTATGCACCTTATTACAGGCAGAACAATGTCAAAATAAATCCCGTAATGCTCACCGCTGCAAGGCCGATCTTCGATTTGGGCCAGCAGGATCTCATCCGGGCATTTGACTACTTCCTGAAAAATATCAATAGAGGTGAGAGGCCGATAATTCTTGCCGCCCACAGCCAGGGATCTGTCAGGGTTGTTGAACTCTCAAAGGCAGGAGAACTCCTGACAGGCAGTGAGGATTCATTAAAGAAGCTTATTGCAGCCTATACTATAGGTTATTCTATAACACAGGAGGACCTTGACATAAACCCCCTGATGAGAATATGTGAAAATGCAGAAGATACCGGGTGTTTTATAACCTATAATTCAATCTCCGATGAAAAAAACAAAGAGAGAGAAGCTCCGACGATAATCCCCGGGACCTTTGTCGTAAACCCTCTGACATGGAAAACGGATAATGAGTATGCACCTGCATCATCCAATATTGAGGCAGCGTTTTTTAGGCATGAACACCCGGAAACGCCGAACAGGTACAAAAATTTCGCAGCAGCTCAGGTGGTAGGCAGTGACCTTATCTTAACAGACATTTCTCACCCTGAAGAACTTCCGGCAACGAGCGTTACATTCCCAAAAGGTGTGTACCATATGTATGACTACGCGATATTTTATGGTAACCTGAGGGCCAATGTCGCTGACCGCATCAGCTCATACTTTAAAAAAGATAATTCAGGATAA